The Amycolatopsis viridis genome window below encodes:
- a CDS encoding PPOX class F420-dependent oxidoreductase yields the protein MIFTERERAYLRSQPLGRMGTVDVKGRPQVRPLGFELNDDGTIDIGGPNLSGSQKWRNLERNPEVSFVVDDLTPNEPGAVRPGWGRGIEIRGTAELLTGVEPPAYGGPSFSNELIRIHPRVVYAWHLDRDQLVRRAQVSA from the coding sequence ATGATCTTCACCGAACGCGAACGCGCCTACCTGCGCAGCCAGCCCCTCGGGCGGATGGGCACGGTGGACGTCAAGGGACGTCCACAGGTGCGGCCGCTGGGCTTCGAGCTCAACGACGACGGCACCATCGACATCGGCGGCCCGAACCTGAGCGGCAGCCAGAAGTGGCGCAACCTCGAGCGCAACCCGGAGGTGTCGTTCGTCGTCGACGACCTCACACCGAACGAGCCCGGCGCGGTCCGGCCCGGCTGGGGACGCGGCATCGAGATCCGCGGCACGGCCGAGCTGCTCACCGGTGTGGAGCCGCCCGCGTACGGCGGCCCGTCGTTCAGCAACGAGCTGATCCGGATCCACCCCCGGGTTGTCTACGCCTGGCACCTCGACCGGGACCAGCTCGTCCGCCGGGCTCAGGTCAGCGCCTGA
- a CDS encoding FKBP-type peptidyl-prolyl cis-trans isomerase: MAPQRPEVDKPTGPPPAELEVTDLTVGDGAEAAAGNVVSVHYVGVSHSTGEEFDASWNRGEPLRFPLGAGHVIPGWDQGVQGMKVGGRRRLVIPPHLAYGDSGAGNVIKPGETLVFVVDLVGVS; this comes from the coding sequence ATGGCACCCCAACGTCCCGAGGTCGACAAGCCGACCGGACCGCCCCCGGCGGAGCTGGAGGTCACCGACCTCACCGTCGGCGACGGCGCCGAAGCCGCCGCCGGCAACGTGGTGTCGGTGCACTACGTGGGCGTCTCGCACTCGACCGGCGAGGAGTTCGACGCGTCCTGGAACCGGGGTGAGCCGCTGCGCTTCCCGCTCGGCGCGGGACACGTCATCCCCGGCTGGGACCAGGGTGTGCAGGGTATGAAGGTCGGCGGCCGCCGCCGCCTGGTCATCCCGCCGCACCTGGCCTACGGCGACAGCGGCGCGGGCAACGTGATCAAGCCCGGCGAGACCCTCGTCTTCGTGGTGGACCTGGTCGGCGTCAGCTGA
- a CDS encoding FadR/GntR family transcriptional regulator — protein MEFEPVSPVRAYERIVEQIEQAVLTGRLRPGERLPGERELMARFGVSRSTVREALRVLQSGEVIRSRPGDPRGPEVLPASPVSLQKSLDRLARAETLGLAELLQFRMILEGSAYRLAAELRTEEDLAELRTALATMTSTVDDYASFSRADVAFHDAVARAGRNTLIVVCGKVVRGVVQDLIAGKLESSSDREALMRASVAHHQEVLRAVEDGDGPLAARLARRALYDYYAEYVGAEDRVVLEHLLD, from the coding sequence ATGGAATTCGAGCCGGTCAGCCCGGTCCGCGCGTACGAGCGGATCGTGGAACAGATCGAGCAGGCCGTGCTCACCGGCCGGCTCCGCCCGGGCGAACGGCTGCCCGGCGAGCGCGAGCTGATGGCCCGCTTCGGCGTGAGCCGCTCGACCGTCCGGGAGGCGCTGCGCGTGCTGCAGTCCGGTGAGGTGATCCGGTCGCGTCCCGGGGATCCGCGTGGCCCGGAGGTCCTGCCCGCTTCCCCGGTGAGCTTGCAGAAATCGCTGGACCGGCTGGCGCGCGCGGAAACGCTGGGACTGGCGGAGTTGCTCCAGTTCCGGATGATCCTGGAGGGGTCGGCGTACCGGCTGGCCGCGGAGCTGCGCACCGAGGAGGACCTGGCGGAGCTGCGCACGGCGCTCGCGACAATGACGTCCACTGTGGACGACTACGCCTCGTTCAGCCGCGCCGACGTCGCCTTCCACGACGCGGTGGCGCGCGCCGGGCGGAACACGCTGATCGTGGTGTGCGGCAAGGTCGTGCGCGGGGTGGTGCAGGACCTGATCGCGGGAAAACTGGAGTCCTCGTCGGACCGCGAGGCGCTGATGCGGGCTTCGGTGGCGCACCACCAGGAAGTGCTGCGCGCGGTGGAGGACGGCGACGGGCCGCTGGCGGCCCGCCTGGCGCGGCGTGCGCTGTACGACTACTACGCGGAGTACGTCGGCGCCGAAGACCGCGTGGTGCTGGAGCACCTGCTGGACTGA
- a CDS encoding ABC transporter permease: MALSILRRVAILVISVLVASIVVFAFLAVLPGDPAQVALGINATPELLARTRADFGLDRPLVEQYLSWMGGVLHGDFGRSYVTGEAIGPQLLDRLGVTLWLVGAGMLVAVVLAVPFGALAAVWHRRFGGTAISGLSQLGVAVPAFLAGILLVQVFAVQLRWLPSGGWTPPDSDAGEFLRGLILPALSLGIVQAAVLTRYVRSAVLDTLGQDYLRTARSKGLRPYPALMRHGMRNAAVPVVTVLGLQLTTLLIGAVVVERVFVLPGLGSMLLDSVSARDLLSVQGIVLVLVVAVLVVNFVVDLLYVVIDPRLRTAR, translated from the coding sequence ATGGCACTGTCGATCCTGCGCCGCGTGGCGATCCTGGTGATCAGCGTGCTGGTCGCCTCGATCGTGGTGTTCGCGTTCCTTGCCGTGCTGCCCGGTGATCCGGCGCAGGTCGCGCTCGGTATCAACGCCACCCCGGAACTGCTCGCCAGGACCCGCGCGGACTTCGGCCTCGACCGGCCGCTGGTCGAGCAGTACCTGAGCTGGATGGGCGGCGTGCTGCACGGCGACTTCGGCCGGTCCTACGTCACCGGCGAGGCGATCGGGCCGCAGCTGCTCGACCGGCTCGGCGTCACGTTGTGGCTGGTGGGCGCCGGGATGCTGGTCGCGGTGGTGCTCGCGGTGCCGTTCGGTGCGCTCGCCGCGGTGTGGCACCGGCGGTTCGGCGGCACGGCGATCTCCGGGTTGTCACAGCTGGGCGTGGCGGTGCCGGCGTTCCTCGCCGGGATCCTGCTGGTGCAGGTGTTCGCGGTCCAGCTGCGGTGGCTGCCCTCCGGCGGGTGGACGCCGCCGGACTCCGACGCCGGCGAGTTCCTGCGCGGGTTGATCCTGCCCGCGCTGTCGCTCGGCATCGTGCAGGCCGCCGTGCTGACGCGGTACGTGCGCTCGGCCGTGCTGGACACGCTCGGCCAGGACTACCTGCGGACCGCCCGTTCCAAGGGACTGCGCCCGTACCCGGCGCTGATGCGGCACGGCATGCGCAACGCGGCGGTGCCGGTGGTGACCGTGCTCGGGTTGCAACTGACCACGCTGCTCATCGGCGCGGTCGTGGTGGAGCGGGTGTTCGTGCTGCCCGGCCTGGGCAGCATGCTGCTGGACTCGGTGTCCGCGCGTGACCTGCTGTCGGTGCAGGGCATCGTGCTCGTGCTGGTGGTGGCGGTGCTGGTGGTCAACTTCGTGGTCGATCTGCTGTACGTGGTGATCGACCCCCGGCTGAGGACGGCACGATGA
- a CDS encoding serine/threonine dehydratase translates to MTTTVVPGVADVAAAAERIRPYVRHTPVLRAEVDGRPLVLKLEHLQRTGSFKMRGALNALLTGERPEQVVTASGGNHGIAVATAAAILGVPATVFVPATVPESKARRIEAAGARLVRAGERYAEAAAAAHKAAATPGARYVEAYNDPAVVAGQGTVAAEIVADAPEVDAIAVAVGGGGLAAGVTLGSGGRLTVAVEPERCSCLHQALAAGHPVDAEVNSVAASALGATRVGDVTFGVLSGSSVRSVLVTEAEILAARDRLWDEFRLAVEPAAAVPFAAWLAGAVPGETACILLCGANAEWTP, encoded by the coding sequence ATGACCACCACCGTCGTCCCCGGCGTCGCCGACGTCGCTGCTGCCGCGGAGCGCATCCGCCCCTACGTCCGCCACACCCCGGTCCTGCGCGCCGAGGTCGACGGCCGTCCGCTCGTCCTGAAGCTGGAGCACCTGCAGCGCACGGGCTCGTTCAAGATGCGTGGCGCGCTGAACGCGTTGCTCACCGGCGAGCGACCGGAGCAGGTCGTGACCGCATCCGGTGGCAACCACGGCATCGCGGTGGCAACGGCGGCGGCGATCCTCGGCGTGCCCGCCACGGTGTTCGTGCCCGCGACCGTGCCGGAGAGCAAGGCCCGCCGCATCGAGGCGGCCGGCGCGCGCCTGGTGCGGGCCGGTGAGCGGTACGCGGAAGCGGCCGCGGCCGCGCACAAGGCAGCGGCCACGCCCGGTGCGCGGTACGTCGAGGCGTACAACGACCCCGCCGTGGTCGCCGGCCAGGGCACGGTCGCGGCGGAGATCGTCGCTGACGCGCCCGAGGTGGACGCGATCGCCGTGGCCGTGGGCGGGGGCGGGCTGGCGGCCGGGGTGACGCTCGGCTCGGGCGGCAGGCTGACGGTCGCGGTGGAGCCGGAGCGGTGCTCGTGCCTGCACCAGGCGCTCGCGGCCGGTCACCCGGTGGACGCGGAGGTCAACTCGGTCGCCGCGTCGGCCTTGGGCGCGACCCGGGTCGGCGACGTGACGTTCGGGGTGCTGTCCGGGTCGTCGGTGCGCTCGGTCCTGGTCACCGAGGCGGAGATCCTCGCCGCACGCGACCGGCTGTGGGACGAGTTCCGGCTGGCCGTCGAACCGGCCGCCGCCGTGCCGTTCGCCGCCTGGCTGGCCGGGGCGGTGCCGGGTGAGACGGCGTGCATCCTGCTCTGCGGCGCCAACGCGGAATGGACGCCGTGA
- a CDS encoding class I SAM-dependent methyltransferase, giving the protein MAYEHPLAYVFALEGLALLRSFRGEHDRAFVADRLAEIRRLLDDPAEGVEVAHVDPVEGYDRWAPTYDSPNPAFDFDEPFVRSVAAGMPPGVALDAACGTGRMTAALAAHGHRVIGVDGSPGMLAEARNRLPDADFRRGDLDSLPVDADSVDLVTCSLALTHVPGLGPVFAEFARVLRPGGRLVVADVHPEQVARGHVPAVRRADGTPARVRSHCHRTGDYLRAALAAGLTPRQCSEPVVAPRAVPPGGPGPWEAWPWSLAGLAPAAAEAAGAGVPSMILWEFRN; this is encoded by the coding sequence ATGGCGTACGAACATCCGCTCGCCTACGTGTTCGCCCTGGAGGGCCTGGCGCTGCTGCGGTCGTTCCGCGGTGAGCACGACCGGGCGTTCGTGGCGGACCGGCTCGCCGAGATCCGCCGCCTGCTCGACGACCCGGCGGAGGGCGTGGAGGTCGCGCACGTCGACCCCGTCGAGGGCTACGACCGCTGGGCGCCGACCTACGACTCGCCCAACCCGGCGTTCGACTTCGACGAGCCGTTCGTGCGCTCGGTCGCTGCGGGAATGCCGCCCGGAGTCGCGCTGGACGCGGCCTGCGGCACCGGCCGGATGACGGCGGCGCTCGCCGCGCACGGCCACCGGGTGATCGGCGTGGACGGTTCTCCGGGCATGCTCGCCGAGGCCCGGAATCGGTTGCCGGACGCGGATTTCCGCCGCGGTGACCTCGATTCCCTGCCCGTGGACGCGGACTCCGTGGACCTGGTCACGTGCTCGCTCGCGCTGACCCACGTGCCCGGCCTCGGGCCGGTGTTCGCGGAGTTCGCCCGCGTGCTGCGGCCGGGCGGGCGCCTGGTCGTCGCCGATGTGCATCCCGAACAGGTGGCGCGCGGGCACGTGCCGGCGGTGCGCCGCGCGGACGGGACGCCGGCGCGCGTGCGGTCGCACTGCCACCGCACCGGCGACTACCTGCGCGCCGCGCTCGCCGCCGGACTGACGCCGCGGCAGTGCTCGGAACCGGTGGTGGCACCGCGCGCGGTGCCACCGGGCGGCCCGGGTCCGTGGGAGGCGTGGCCGTGGTCGCTGGCCGGCCTGGCACCCGCGGCCGCGGAAGCCGCCGGCGCCGGTGTCCCGTCGATGATCCTCTGGGAGTTCCGGAACTAG
- a CDS encoding helix-turn-helix domain-containing protein — translation MTDPAAVLARNIRVHRSARQWSMDTLATRAGLSKGVVVALEQGRGNPNLATLIRISDALGLSLTALLEGGEPPAISVTGTATVLWRGPAGGTGRLLSGTDAPAPAELWRWHLEPGERHDSEAHAPGTHELIHVLAGELHLSVGERSVGVPAGSTARMTADQPHSYANQGGEPVDYVGVVVVPG, via the coding sequence ATGACCGACCCCGCCGCCGTCCTCGCCCGCAACATCCGCGTCCACCGCTCGGCGCGGCAGTGGAGCATGGACACCCTGGCGACCCGCGCCGGGCTGAGCAAGGGGGTGGTCGTCGCGCTGGAACAGGGCCGGGGCAACCCGAACCTGGCCACCCTGATCCGGATCAGCGACGCCCTCGGCCTCTCCCTGACCGCGCTGCTGGAGGGCGGCGAGCCACCCGCGATCTCGGTCACCGGCACCGCGACCGTGCTGTGGCGGGGCCCCGCCGGCGGCACCGGGCGCCTGTTGTCCGGCACCGACGCGCCCGCACCCGCGGAGCTGTGGCGGTGGCACCTCGAACCGGGCGAGCGGCACGACAGCGAGGCCCACGCCCCCGGCACCCACGAGCTGATCCACGTCCTCGCCGGCGAGCTGCACCTGAGCGTCGGCGAGCGGTCGGTCGGCGTGCCGGCCGGGTCGACCGCCCGGATGACCGCCGACCAGCCGCACAGCTACGCCAACCAGGGCGGCGAGCCGGTCGACTATGTCGGCGTGGTCGTGGTGCCCGGCTGA
- a CDS encoding ABC transporter substrate-binding protein yields the protein MKVRISAALALLLVISACSAGSTASVSSGPDTLSVGFTAEPANFDFTRTDGSAIPQALLYNVYEGLVKLDPSGKIVPLLAESWTVSEDRRTYDFQLRPGVRFSNGVPFTAADVKFSIDRVKTGWTISIKSKMDVVDHVEVVDPLHARVVLTKPSNGWLFDMTGRVGAMFSPTGVADLANTPVGTGPYQLQSRRRGDSIVLKANPAYWGRQPAYRTVILKYIKDPTALNNALLSNGIDVIAQISAPDSIPQFENDNRFTVLQGTTNGEVVLSFNGAKAPFTDVRVRRALTLAVDRKALLDTAWAGRGTVLGSMVPPTDPWYDDLSGYYPHDPARARALLAEAGQTNLSIRLRVANLPYATAAAQVVASDLADVGVHVTIEPLDFPAVWLKQVFTDHDFDASIVQHVEARDITTFGNPKYYWGYDNPQVRQLLAAADAGTPEEQVADMRQVARTITADAAADWLFLYPNVVVAKKKVTGLAANQVSESFDLTGLG from the coding sequence ATGAAAGTCCGAATTTCCGCGGCACTGGCGCTTCTGCTGGTGATCTCGGCCTGCTCCGCCGGGTCCACGGCCTCGGTCAGCTCCGGCCCGGACACCCTCTCCGTCGGCTTCACGGCCGAACCGGCGAACTTCGACTTCACCCGCACCGACGGCAGCGCGATCCCGCAGGCCCTGCTCTACAACGTCTACGAGGGCCTGGTGAAGCTCGATCCGAGCGGCAAGATCGTGCCGCTGCTCGCGGAGTCCTGGACCGTGAGCGAGGACCGGCGCACATACGACTTCCAGCTCCGGCCCGGTGTGCGGTTCAGCAACGGCGTGCCGTTCACCGCGGCCGACGTCAAGTTCTCGATCGACCGCGTCAAGACCGGCTGGACCATCTCCATCAAGTCCAAGATGGACGTCGTGGACCACGTCGAGGTGGTCGACCCGCTGCACGCCCGGGTCGTGCTGACGAAACCGAGCAACGGCTGGCTGTTCGACATGACCGGCCGCGTCGGCGCGATGTTCAGCCCCACCGGCGTCGCCGACCTGGCGAACACCCCGGTCGGCACCGGTCCCTACCAGCTCCAGTCCCGGCGCCGCGGCGATTCCATCGTGCTCAAGGCCAATCCCGCCTACTGGGGACGGCAACCGGCCTACCGGACCGTGATCCTCAAGTACATCAAGGATCCCACCGCCCTGAACAACGCGTTGCTCAGCAACGGCATCGACGTGATCGCGCAGATCTCGGCGCCGGACTCGATCCCGCAGTTCGAGAACGACAACCGCTTCACCGTCCTGCAGGGCACCACCAACGGCGAGGTCGTGCTGTCCTTCAACGGCGCGAAGGCCCCGTTCACCGACGTGCGCGTCCGCCGCGCACTCACGCTCGCCGTCGACCGGAAGGCGTTGCTGGACACCGCGTGGGCCGGCCGCGGCACGGTGCTCGGCAGCATGGTGCCGCCCACCGACCCGTGGTACGACGACCTGTCCGGCTACTACCCGCACGACCCGGCGCGGGCCAGGGCACTGCTCGCCGAAGCGGGGCAGACGAACCTCTCGATCCGGTTGCGCGTCGCGAACCTGCCCTACGCCACCGCGGCCGCCCAGGTCGTCGCCTCGGACCTGGCCGATGTCGGCGTGCACGTCACGATCGAGCCGCTGGACTTCCCAGCCGTGTGGCTCAAGCAGGTCTTCACCGACCACGACTTCGACGCCTCGATCGTGCAGCACGTGGAGGCGCGCGACATCACGACCTTCGGCAACCCCAAGTACTACTGGGGATACGACAACCCCCAGGTCCGGCAACTGCTCGCGGCCGCCGACGCCGGCACCCCCGAGGAGCAGGTCGCGGACATGCGCCAGGTCGCCCGGACGATCACCGCGGACGCGGCGGCGGACTGGCTGTTCCTGTACCCCAACGTGGTGGTGGCGAAGAAGAAGGTGACCGGGCTGGCCGCGAACCAGGTCAGCGAGTCCTTCGACCTGACGGGGCTGGGCTGA
- a CDS encoding trans-sulfuration enzyme family protein has translation MNLDDLSPRSRAIAAGRPDQPGEPLNTPLVATSTYVAGGGFKYARENGTPTWAALEEAIGALEGGRATAFASGIATAAAVIDLLDVGAEVAVPVYSYSGTRGLLDHAAGKGRLKVRRIDPADREGWLAAAREADVVWVESPTNPTLDLIDIAPLTGQRARVVVDNTFATPLGQQPLALGADIVVHSATKLIGGHSDLLLGLTVAADEGVAEELRDARTRNGATPGALEAWLALRGLRTLPVRLAEQSRTAALLAARLGEHPAVTKVRYPGQGTMIAFELADAAAADQLCAALRLIQHATSLGGVESLVERRAVWPGDAHVPAGLVRFSVGLEDPEDLWRDLAQALT, from the coding sequence GTGAACCTCGACGACCTGTCCCCGCGCAGCCGCGCGATCGCAGCCGGGCGGCCGGACCAGCCCGGCGAGCCGCTGAACACACCGCTGGTGGCGACCAGCACCTACGTCGCCGGGGGTGGCTTCAAGTACGCCCGCGAGAACGGCACGCCGACGTGGGCGGCGCTGGAGGAGGCGATCGGCGCGCTGGAGGGCGGCCGGGCGACGGCGTTCGCGTCCGGCATCGCGACCGCCGCGGCGGTGATCGACCTGCTGGACGTGGGCGCCGAGGTCGCCGTGCCGGTCTACAGCTACTCGGGCACCCGTGGGCTGCTCGACCACGCCGCGGGCAAGGGGCGGCTGAAGGTGCGGCGCATCGACCCGGCCGATCGGGAGGGCTGGCTCGCCGCCGCGCGCGAAGCCGACGTGGTGTGGGTCGAGTCGCCGACCAACCCGACGCTCGACCTGATCGACATCGCGCCGTTGACCGGTCAGCGCGCCCGGGTGGTCGTGGACAACACGTTCGCCACGCCGCTGGGGCAGCAGCCGCTGGCGCTCGGCGCGGACATCGTGGTGCACAGCGCCACCAAGCTGATCGGCGGGCACAGCGACCTGCTGCTCGGCCTGACCGTGGCGGCCGACGAGGGCGTGGCCGAGGAGCTGCGCGACGCCCGCACCCGCAACGGCGCCACGCCCGGTGCACTGGAGGCGTGGCTCGCCCTGCGTGGCCTGCGGACGCTGCCGGTCCGGCTGGCCGAGCAGTCCCGCACCGCCGCGCTGCTCGCGGCGCGGTTGGGCGAGCACCCGGCGGTGACCAAGGTGCGCTACCCGGGTCAGGGCACGATGATCGCCTTCGAGCTGGCCGATGCGGCGGCCGCGGACCAGCTGTGCGCCGCGCTGCGCCTGATCCAGCACGCCACCAGCCTCGGCGGGGTGGAGAGCCTCGTCGAACGGCGGGCGGTGTGGCCGGGTGACGCGCACGTGCCGGCCGGGCTGGTGCGGTTCAGCGTGGGCCTGGAGGACCCCGAGGACCTGTGGCGGGACCTGGCTCAGGCGCTGACCTGA
- a CDS encoding LysR family transcriptional regulator — MLVAERLRVLVEVAHAGSIAAAARNMGFTASALSQQLARLEREAGCALVERRTTGTSLTEAGRRLVAHGETIVGELRAAEQTLAELRNRPPVTLSVGTFATAGQVLFPQVVGEFRRAHPATRLRLVDVEPPDGYELVVSGELDLLITHRYPGRQLPPARGLTRVPLLADRLRLVLPAHHPAARTDRAGGVKLADLVDEDWISADRPSLDLLAAQDGVEPRIAYETRDYAAILALVRAGLGVALAPASVLRGADGVVVRDLAGSRLDREVYAVHRPRPAAPVPAVLGLLTRVAARLS, encoded by the coding sequence ATGCTGGTCGCCGAACGGCTGCGCGTCCTGGTCGAGGTCGCCCACGCCGGATCCATCGCCGCCGCGGCGCGGAACATGGGCTTCACCGCCTCGGCGTTGTCCCAGCAGCTGGCCCGGCTGGAGCGCGAGGCCGGGTGCGCCCTGGTGGAACGGCGCACCACCGGCACCTCGCTCACCGAGGCCGGCCGGCGGCTGGTGGCGCACGGCGAGACGATCGTGGGGGAGCTCCGAGCGGCGGAGCAAACGCTTGCGGAGCTCCGGAACCGGCCGCCCGTCACGCTGAGCGTGGGGACGTTCGCGACGGCGGGACAGGTGCTGTTCCCGCAGGTCGTGGGCGAGTTCCGGCGCGCACACCCGGCGACCCGCCTTCGGCTGGTGGACGTGGAACCACCGGACGGCTACGAGCTCGTGGTCTCCGGCGAACTGGACCTGCTGATCACCCACCGCTACCCGGGACGGCAGCTGCCCCCGGCCCGCGGCCTGACCCGGGTGCCGCTCCTGGCCGATCGGTTGCGGCTGGTGCTGCCCGCCCACCACCCGGCGGCCCGGACGGACCGGGCGGGCGGCGTGAAGCTGGCCGACCTCGTCGACGAAGACTGGATTTCGGCGGACCGCCCGTCCCTGGATCTGCTGGCCGCCCAGGACGGGGTGGAACCACGGATCGCCTACGAGACACGGGACTACGCAGCGATCCTCGCGCTCGTCCGAGCGGGGCTGGGTGTCGCGCTCGCGCCCGCGAGCGTGCTGCGCGGCGCGGACGGGGTCGTGGTGCGTGACCTGGCCGGGAGCAGGTTGGACCGCGAGGTCTACGCGGTGCACCGCCCCCGGCCGGCCGCGCCGGTGCCGGCCGTGCTCGGCCTGCTGACGCGCGTGGCGGCCCGGCTCAGCTGA
- a CDS encoding SRPBCC family protein codes for MTVISSHQDTQALTLTIVAEYDAAPDRVWRVWADPRKLERWWGPPTWPATFEQHDFTVGGSSSYFMTGPDGTKAHGWWRITAIDAPKRLEFDDGFADENGERSPDMPVIHCAVTFEPSGTGTRMTTVSSFASIEELEKLIEMGMEEGMKLAEGQIDAILAED; via the coding sequence ATGACCGTCATCAGCTCGCACCAGGACACGCAGGCCCTCACCCTGACGATCGTCGCCGAGTACGACGCGGCCCCCGACCGGGTGTGGCGGGTCTGGGCGGACCCGCGCAAGCTCGAGCGCTGGTGGGGCCCGCCGACCTGGCCGGCGACCTTCGAGCAGCACGACTTCACGGTCGGCGGCAGCTCCAGCTACTTCATGACCGGCCCGGACGGGACGAAAGCCCACGGCTGGTGGCGCATCACGGCGATCGACGCGCCGAAGCGGCTGGAGTTCGACGACGGTTTCGCCGACGAGAACGGCGAACGCAGCCCGGACATGCCGGTCATCCACTGTGCGGTCACGTTCGAGCCGTCCGGCACCGGCACCCGGATGACCACCGTCAGCTCCTTCGCCAGCATCGAGGAGCTGGAGAAGCTGATCGAGATGGGCATGGAGGAGGGCATGAAGCTCGCCGAAGGCCAGATCGACGCCATCCTCGCGGAAGACTAG
- a CDS encoding B3/B4 domain-containing protein — protein MTDLLTGIRVDPAVFALRPDFAVLAVVVDGLPSGPSDEDSAKALAVAAERAADDPHVEAWRDAYRAFGAKPNRTRPSVDALLRRAGSGLPQVNRVVDLYNAVSVQHRLPVGGEDLDCYVGLPRLVRARGDEPFDTMRNGEPDTEVADAGEVVWRDDAGVTCRRWNHRQCVRTRLREDSTRGLFLLERLEPMSLDALSAAADDLVSRLTALAPDATVARTLIRENA, from the coding sequence ATGACTGACCTACTGACCGGGATCCGGGTGGATCCGGCGGTCTTCGCGCTGCGGCCGGACTTCGCGGTCCTGGCCGTCGTGGTGGACGGCCTGCCCAGCGGGCCCAGCGACGAGGACTCGGCGAAAGCGCTCGCCGTCGCCGCCGAACGGGCCGCGGACGATCCGCACGTCGAGGCGTGGCGGGACGCGTACCGCGCCTTCGGCGCCAAGCCCAACCGCACCCGGCCCTCGGTGGACGCCCTGCTGCGCCGGGCCGGCTCGGGACTGCCGCAGGTCAACCGGGTGGTTGACCTCTACAACGCGGTATCGGTGCAGCACCGGCTGCCCGTCGGCGGCGAGGACCTGGACTGTTACGTTGGATTGCCGCGGTTGGTGCGGGCGCGGGGTGACGAGCCCTTCGACACGATGCGCAACGGCGAACCGGACACCGAGGTCGCGGACGCCGGCGAGGTCGTCTGGCGGGACGACGCCGGTGTGACGTGCCGCCGCTGGAACCACCGCCAGTGCGTGCGGACCCGGCTGCGGGAGGACAGCACGCGCGGGCTGTTCCTGCTGGAACGGCTCGAGCCGATGTCGCTGGACGCGTTGTCGGCGGCGGCCGACGACCTGGTGTCGCGGCTGACCGCGCTGGCCCCGGACGCGACCGTGGCCCGCACACTGATCAGGGAGAACGCGTGA
- a CDS encoding ArsR/SmtB family transcription factor, translated as MVVNQLGDAEIDRIFHALSDATRRDIVTRVLRQEESISQLARRYEMSFAAVQKHVAVLARASLVVKQRSGRERLVHGNPEVLRTAARLLGEYERIWHHRVRNIQDILSEEDE; from the coding sequence GTGGTTGTAAATCAGCTCGGCGACGCGGAGATCGACCGGATCTTCCACGCGCTGTCGGACGCCACTCGGCGCGACATCGTGACCCGGGTGCTCCGGCAGGAGGAGTCGATCTCGCAGCTCGCCCGCAGGTACGAGATGAGCTTCGCCGCCGTGCAGAAACACGTGGCGGTGCTCGCGCGGGCCTCGCTCGTCGTCAAGCAGCGGAGCGGGCGTGAGCGGCTCGTGCACGGCAATCCCGAGGTTCTGCGCACCGCGGCTCGCCTGCTCGGCGAATACGAACGGATCTGGCACCACCGCGTTCGCAACATCCAAGACATCCTGTCCGAGGAGGACGAATGA